A window of Argopecten irradians isolate NY chromosome 1, Ai_NY, whole genome shotgun sequence contains these coding sequences:
- the LOC138307479 gene encoding src substrate cortactin-like, with product MDKSALGYEHQEKLEKHESQKDYSKGFGGKFGVQRDRQDASAASYEQMGKTELHESQTDMKKGFGGKFGVDTENQDQSAGSFQDMAGASSSYQRTRAAGSSDGAKNLKNKFENLAKSNEEEARRRAEEEKERRKRIEEKERAEQKQQEEERRERERWEAEQRKAAEPEPEPEPEPEPAQQPVPQQSVDSFEPEDEYGDVAYTPQAEPEPEPEPEPQAPAEPVQEEEYEEYADVQPNTVGGGLTAVALYDYQATDDDELTFDPEDIITNIEKIDEGWWRGECRGMVGLFPSNYVELQ from the exons ATGGACAAATCAGCTCTGGGATACGAACATCAAGAGAAGTTAGAAAAGCATGAATCACAAAAAG ATTATTCCAAAGGTTTTGGGGGTAAGTTTGGTGTACAGAGAGACAGACAGGATGCCTCAGCGGCCAGTTACGAACAGATGGGTAAGACTGAGCTGCATGAGTCGCAGACGGACATGAAGAAGGGATTTGGGGGAAAGTTCGGTGTCGATACAGAAAACCAGGATCAG TCAGCAGGATCGTTTCAAGACATGGCTGGAGCCTCATCATCGTACCAGAGGACAAGGGCCGCTGGTA GTTCTGATGGTgccaaaaatttgaaaaataaatttgaaaacttAGCCAAATCAAATGAAGAAGAAGCAAGAAGAAGAGCAGAAGAAGAGAAAGAAAGACGAAAGAGGATTGAGGAGAAAGAAAGAGCAGAACAAAAACAGCAGGAAGAG GAACGTCGTGAAAGGGAACGTTGGGAAGCAGAACAAAGAAAAGCAGCTGAACCAGAACCTGAACCAGAGCCTGAACCGGAGCCAGCACAACAACCGGTACCTCAGCAGAGTGTGGACAGTTTTGAACCAGAGGATGAGTATGGTGATGTGGCTTACACACCTCAGGCTGAACCTGAACCTGAACCAGAGCCTGAACCTCAAGCACCAGCTGAACCTGTACAAGAGGAGGAGTATGAAGAGTACGCGGATGTACAACCCAATACGGTAGGCGGAGGTCTAACTGCTGTGGCACTCTATGATTATCAAGCAACCGACGATGATgaattgacctttgaccctgaagatataattacaaatattgaaaag ATCGACGAAGGTTGGTGGCGAGGGGAATGTCGCGGAATGGTAGGACTATTTCCTTCAAATTACGTGGAGTTACAATAA